From the Halococcus salsus genome, one window contains:
- a CDS encoding DUF106 domain-containing protein, translating into MGRTGEKVRSLVAEDPAFAEALTVVLERAGHTDDDPEPDGGSARPHTVQWGDVSDELTSGQWGRLIENGILHDADGDGFAVSNPAEIRDALGDDAVDTSADDDDDSSWTKYDKLAAVGAVALLPSYYFDPLRNAVGGTADLVLGPFDLILPFYAVIFVLSVLTGLYTVLFQSALMDTDQMGDIQERMSDIQERQKDARERGDDAALERIQQEQMDAMGDQLGMFKLMFRPMVWIMLVTIPAFVWMYWKLGVHGGGGIEHIAQGERHIVMPMIGRMAWTGAEGRILGLLPVWLAWYFICSFAFRLVIQKTLNLQTTPQTG; encoded by the coding sequence ATGGGACGAACAGGCGAGAAAGTACGCTCGCTGGTGGCCGAGGACCCGGCGTTCGCCGAGGCGCTCACCGTGGTGCTCGAGCGGGCCGGGCACACGGACGACGACCCCGAGCCCGACGGCGGCAGCGCACGGCCGCACACGGTGCAGTGGGGTGACGTCAGCGACGAACTCACCTCGGGACAGTGGGGGCGGCTCATCGAGAACGGGATCCTCCACGACGCCGACGGCGACGGGTTCGCGGTCTCCAACCCCGCCGAGATCCGCGACGCGCTCGGCGACGACGCCGTGGACACGTCGGCTGACGACGACGACGATTCGAGCTGGACGAAGTACGACAAGCTCGCGGCGGTCGGCGCGGTCGCCCTCCTGCCCTCCTACTACTTCGACCCGCTGCGGAACGCGGTCGGCGGGACCGCCGACCTCGTGCTCGGCCCGTTCGACCTGATCCTGCCGTTCTACGCCGTGATCTTCGTGCTCTCGGTGCTCACCGGGCTCTACACCGTGCTCTTTCAGTCCGCGCTCATGGACACCGACCAGATGGGTGACATCCAGGAGCGGATGAGCGACATCCAGGAACGTCAGAAGGACGCACGCGAGCGCGGCGACGACGCGGCGCTCGAACGCATCCAGCAGGAGCAGATGGACGCGATGGGCGACCAGCTCGGGATGTTCAAGCTGATGTTCCGGCCGATGGTCTGGATCATGCTGGTGACGATCCCGGCGTTCGTCTGGATGTACTGGAAGCTCGGGGTTCACGGCGGTGGTGGGATCGAGCACATCGCCCAGGGCGAACGCCACATCGTCATGCCGATGATCGGCCGGATGGCGTGGACGGGTGCGGAGGGTCGAATCCTTGGGCTGCTCCCGGTCTGGCTCGCCTGGTACTTCATCTGCTCGTTCGCCTTCCGACTGGTGATCCAGAAGACGCTCAACCTCCAGACCACCCCGCAGACGGGCTGA